Within Quercus lobata isolate SW786 chromosome 5, ValleyOak3.0 Primary Assembly, whole genome shotgun sequence, the genomic segment TAGTCTTCAAATTAATATCTATATGTTTTATCTCAAGGGATACTCTActcctaaaaaaattagattgtTAAGAATGATACGAAGGGTGAGGTTGTGCATTGCAAACTTCTTGAATCAGTGTTGCAGACTAATTAAAAATTAGCTTTCTTGTTGCTTTTTCAAGAAGCAAAGAGCATGCCtaatagctatttttttttttcaactctttttgcgaaaaaaaaaaaaaaaagaaaagaaaaagaaaaaaggaatcaTTAAGAATTAAGAGCTTGATCTTGAAGGAAATGATATGaacattgatttattattatacaAACACTTTCTTGAGGTGTTgtatattacataaattatACTGTATTttgtttacatataaaaaagatATGAACAAAGATAATTTACTATTCATGTGCCTTTTGGTCTCTATCTTTTTGGATATATTTTGGTTGAACCATTTATTGAATTTagttttagaaaatttgaaaatcctaACCCTCCAATTTTCaaagaattacattttttaacccaacaattttataaaattacgaAGATGCCATCTGattcacaaaaattaaactttgaCTCTTTTCACTTTTCAAATCACATTTTAACCCTTACACTGttgtaaaattacattttgacTCAAAGATTTTCTAAAATACAATTTCAACCCCAAAACTtttccaaattattttatttttaaaatctttccAAATTGCATTTTGAAAGCTCAACTTTCATAAAATTGCATTTTCTGGCAATTTGTCAGTCTTCTAATCGAGTCTAGCTTTTGTTTGTCTgcttggtttattttatttatttattaatctaTATAACATGAACATATATACTTGGTATATGGGTGTTTAAAAAATTTGCACTGTGCACTAGGGTATAGAATAGTCTGCAATTGGTTTGAGAAACCCCAGGTGCAAACGTTTTCTTGGATGATATTAAAATGTCTAAAGAACTAACTAAACTGTCACTGAAGTACGAAACAAAATGACTTACttttttgataacaaaaatgACTTCCTTGTTCTGTAGTACCTGGGTTACTTTGATATTTAATAGTGCTCTCTCCTTAACTAGTTGATTGAGCTATTTTACTAGTTCCTAAGTACTTTGTCAAATGCATGACTCTCAGAAAGCATAGTTATTTTTTGACCCCAAAGTTTTGTGAGCATTGTTTATAATGAAACTTTTAACtccaaagataataaaaatggCCATATGACTGACTTGTAAAATCTTCATTCCAACCAAAGTTTCCAAAAAATGCTACGCGCCCTTCAAAAATGAAACTCCTAATCTATTCATAGAACCATATCATTAAGTTCACATCCTCCAACtaatcaaaagtaaaaaagaaatatgagaGAATGTCTagtaatgttaaaattttatgacTACTTGCTAGGAAGCATGAACATTTCATTTAGAATATCGTATTCGTGTCATAGTCGTGTCATACCAACCGTTTCAtactataattattttgaaatattttgtatcgTCATACCCGAGTCCTTTTAGAAAGTCTATAAGGACAATTTAAGTGAGCATTAGATTACAATTGTCACATTGTGTCAATATGTTGATTTTAGTTCAATCAAAGGGAATGGATCCTTGGTGCCTACACCATATATTTTTTGATCTAATCGATTTCATTGGACCTAATCGATTGTAACTAACAGtggttgatcttgagacttttttaggatttatttatttaatgtaaTTGGTTACGAGTTTGAGTATTTTTAATCTTTACTGGTTCGTTAATATGATTTAGGAACACTATTATAAAGGCACAAAATTAACTATTGTAAATAGATTGATCATTGATTAATAAAATGTGGTTGGGAATCTCATTCCAGTACTTGCTTCTGACTTCAAACAACTTTCTAATGGCTTGATGCTATGCTCATTCCTAGGCTTTTATCCTTACATTGCTTGGTGTGATTGTCTTattccttaaaattttttatttttaattatttttaatcgTTCCACACACATCTCCCTTTTGAAATAGTTTTGTACCGAATCAGTCCTTCACTCAAAGTCATGTCAAAATAATGTGATAAGCAATAGgtaaattgaattccaattgaAAGAGCCGTTAGTGAGAAAGTGTGTATATTTTGATGAGATATGGCATTGAGCTGGGTCTCTTGCATATGGTAATTTATAACTCATCATCCAAAAACAAGAACAATTTAttctcaatttccataactcaaactcatttttttagaTATTGAGTCATAAAAACTAACCCAAATAAAGCGACTTTGGATAGAGtacacaaaatttgaaaaaatgagTTATAATAAAACTGAGTATTGTGTGATGGAAACTAGCAAATTAAACATAGCGTTGTTGGAGGCATGAACTTTGAAGTGCAATTGGCTCTCAAAGTTGTCTCCGGACTAAGTTTCATATCTACTGCTATAGTGCtacttgaaattcaaaattacTACTATATTTTAGTAGACGAAAAAACAGGAAAAGAATtatatagaccaaaaaaagaaagaaaaaggtaacAAAGCAGCTCTCGACCACAGTGGGAGTCGAACCCACGACCTTTTGATCCGAAGTCAAACGCGCTAATCCACTGCGCTATGCGGTCGCTTTGGTTAGTTGTcctataaaattatatacatacacaATGTCACTTTCGGTTTATTATTAAaggataaaaagtaaaaaaaacaagaagaaaaaagaaaaaaagaaaagaaaaagtatatcgacctctctctctctctctctatatatatatatatatatatagagagagagagagagagagagagagagactaggAAATCATTGCAACTTACAAGTTCTCAATCTAGAAATGAATAATCTGGGTTGTACACCAAATTTAATTGCGGAAATAAGTGATAGTTTAACAAAGTGTTAAGGACATAGACGCGGTTGAATTTGAAGATAACTAGAATGTATTCTTTGATGTTGGCATGTTGCTTTCggaaattataacaaaaattgactGATTAATCTAGTATAACAAACGTGAGTATAGATTTTCAATCATGTGGCAGGTTCATTGTGTTAGACTTTAGTCCTAACAACATTGATTAGGATAGATGCACCAAATCACTCATAGGATTcactttgtttttaatttttaactttaaaaatacattttttccatttgtaagttgtaactataCATGTAGGAGAATTACAACCTTTTGAATAGCaagcaaaaattttaatagacTTCCTATAAAAATCTTTACAAATCaaaattatgctatttttttctaaagagaAGTATTATATCCAATAACAGTAAGTGACAATTtgccatttaaaatttattatgaaagtgtAATGAAAATGGTATAgacataatatttcttttttttttgtaagatcttaattttttttttctagctatTAGTACCGAAATAGCAaattgcttttaaattttttattttctctttttgggtGCACGAAGTGGTTAGTgacatgttctattttttttcattatttttttaaataatttcttttagtATCTTCTGAACATATTCACATACTATGATCtatattaaaactttaaaacatGATTGTTTTTTCTCGAAAAGAtgtgcttataaaaaaaaagtgttttccTATATATAGGTGCATGTAATATTCCTCTCAATATATGAACAAAAATGGAcctttctctctcacacacatgTATATGGCTAAATGCTAATTGAGTAagtatattcaataaaaaatgagagattACATGTGGAAAGGAGACCTAAAAATCTCCTCTAGAAGGCAAAACACCCAAGGAATATCTCAAATACTAGTTACATAAGACAACTTTGGCATGTGAAAAGGTTGGTGTAAACAAGTGAAAaggtaaattacattttaaatttaacattttgtatttcaaaagttttcaattagattctaaagtTTCATATTGTTATGCTAATTGAGTAagtatattcaataaaaaatgagagattACATGTGGAAAGGGGACCTAAAAATCTCCTCTAGAAGGCAAAACACCCAAGGAATATCTCAAATACTAGTTACATAAGACACTTTTGGCATGTCAAAAGGTTGgtataaaaaagggaaaagataaattacattttaaatataatattttgtatttcaaaagttttcaattagattctaaagtttcgtattgttatatatatattaaaagtggAACTGTTACAAATTAAACCTATAATTTGGTTTAGTTTGAAATTGAACTTTAATTTGGTTTAGTTTGGAATTAAGGACACACTCATTCTCACACTTTGCTTGTATGTCAActtttgattgaattttatcattttcaagTACATGTAGTGGACTATGTGAAAGTGTTGAAATCCAATCAAAAGTTGACATATAAGCATTGTATGGATTTGGATGTGGGAATGTGTGTGTCCCTagcattttttaaattgttaatttttttaggggggttaatttttttttttttttttaagatcaatCTCcaagttaaatttaaaaatttcagaatttaaaatAGTATAATCTAAAAGATTCAGGATTTGATTTGAGACTAAGAAAACAATCTCAATTAGTAAATAAGTTTTAAtctgaaatcaaatttaaaagataagatAAGATTTAaatgtgatttaaaattttaaactgtactatatctaaaataataaaaagagaccTCCAAAATATTAtaggaaattttaatttattttaattttttcctttctttttttattgggcTCGTGCGTTTGCGTACGGGGCTTCTGTAATTTGTAGCTCAACGCATGGTTTTCCAACAACAAGCGAAACTCATCAACGAGAAAGAAacaactctttctctctctctctccaaactccAAAAAGCTCTATTCTTTGTTCTCTCTCACTCAACGCATCTCAAACGGTCAgctttttacttcttcttctttgtttagtCTTAAGGAATTGGATTGTaattcaaatctgattttcatTACAATCTGTAAGAAAAACTAGGATATGCTTCAGCAACtggtattatatatttttttctgggAAAAAGTTTTCAGATTTATATAGGCTAGTTTCAGATCCGAATCCATAAGACACATGGGTTTGAGTATAGGAGGAAGATTGAGAACCTTATTGGAATTAGATTGATTTGGGTGTCGAATTTTGTTATTGAAGAACTGGGTTTTCTTTGGAAAGTAGTTTGGAGTTCAGAATTATGAGTTTAAAGTGTATGTCTTtgattattttgagtttttgagaaTTGGGTTTCAAGGAATTGGGTTAAAAGGAGCAAAATTTTGTGACTTTGGAGATTTGGAGGGTGGTTTTGGGTGTCTGGGAAGAGGTTATTGTAGTCATGTTCTATGGTACAGCGGCATGGGATCCTTGGCTTATTGTTGCCCAAATTCTTTGCCTTCAATGCTTATACTATCTCTCTCTAGGAGTATTCTTGACATTTCTAGTCGGGACTCGAGTGTCTCGGATGAGCCTTGTGTATTTCTTTGATTATGCTGCTGTCACTACCTCTACCGTGACCGGTTGGTGTGTCATTGCTTCGTTTTTGTTGAGTTCTCTTGCAGGGTGAGAATTccatttcactttttatttataatttcatttcttaTATTGTTTGGTTTTGATGTATGTGGCCTAAATGTGAATCTAAGTTCATATTTGTATTCAGCACTACATTTCTGAATTATGAGAAATTAGAAACATTTGTAGGGTTCTGTGGTCTATCTCCTGCCTTTTACTGTCCAACTCAAGTTTGTGTGAGTTTTAATTCATGGTATGATACAGATACGATGATGTTGTTACTAAACCTTTATTAATTGTGATGAAGTATATGATTCCACTTCGGTTATTCCTCTTAATTAAGCACCAAGCTGTCCTCgtattttcccaagtatttattttttgtttttggtttctgATTTGTCTTGTATCCAGTAACCTCCCAGTTATACATCCTCACGTAGGtgtatttattttagaaacatGAAACATGTCTTTCAATTACTTTAACATAGAATATGACTTTAGATAGaataacttatcaaaaaaaaaaaaaaaaaaacaaaacaaaaagacttCAAATAGGATAGaatcaaagaaagaatacatgtggctgaccctaattaatttgttgagGATACATAACTGACTCAGaaatttgggattaaggcttgttgttttctttcaattactttAGTGTGCAAAAGGTTGGTTATAGGGTTGTTTGTGGTTGTCATTTAAAGTCTATTGTTAAGCATTCATCTACTGCACGTATACCaatgacaaatatataattttatacattGCACTTGTGAAGTCTTTGGGCAATATCCTCTTAATTTTTACAAGATACATATGAGATGCCAAGTATGGTGACTATGGGTTTTCATGGTCAGCTGTTTTTACCATTCCTCCTTTTCATATCTCATTTTAACAATCAGTTTTTCTTGCCCTCAAACCTTTGATTTTGACCTTTAACGTTTGTGCTTCATTCTTTTGAGTTCAACTGTTTAACTATTGATTACATACTTTTTAAGTTGGGCCATTAACGTTCCTTTTGTGTATTATTAAGACAAGATGGCAATGTGATCATTGTAATCTTGTTCCCAATTTGGGCTTCTCTTGTTTAATATTGGACATCcttaaaccattttttttgctaagtaatgaaaattttattaaaaaaagaaaaacagccAACCCGAGTACATTGGGAATGTACTATGGGGGCATAAATCAATAACCAAGATTACAACGATCAAGTAAAGCAGGAagggaagaacaagaaaaatgacaaaaaaccACACTCCAATCGAGTAGagtgtgtaaaaaaaaagacttaatctctAACATAGAGCGTTCACAACCCTCAAAACTTCTAGCATTCCTTTCGCGCCAAAGACACCATAACAAGCAATGAGGCACAATTCTCCACAACTCTATGTTTCTATGTCGTCCAAACTTACCCTGCCAAGAGTCAAACAACTCAATAACCTTCTgaggcataacccaatgaattccaaacaaacaaaacaccaatgaccacaactcacaagcaatggggcaatgaagaagaagatgatccacTGACTCCCCACAATtcttacacatatagcaccaatcAAGAACGAGCACATGTCGTTTGCGAAGGTTATCTATTGTTAAAATCTTACCTAAGGAAGCAGACCATGAAAAGAAAGCTACCCTTAGAGGAACCTTCGATTTCCAAATCATCTTCCAAGGGAAGGATAAGATGGTAGGAGGGTAGAAGGAAAGATAGAATCCTCTTAACCTCAAAACCTTTACTTCTTGCTGGCTTCCAACACACCTGATCTGGACCCAAACCCCGTACTGTCAAAGAGTACACCATATCCATAAACAGATCAAAGGATTCTTGTTCCCAATCTTGTGGAGGACAACGAAATTTGGCATCCCAATGAATCCTCCCACCTGACCAACACATAACCTTCGCTACTGAAGAATCCTTTGTTCTACTGATACAATAAAGTTCCGGAAAAGCCTCTTGCAGAGTACGATCTTCACACCACACATgcttccaaaacttcactctagtacCATCCCCCACATCATACAGAAGTAATTTAGAAAAACTCATCCAACCACTCCTAATATGTCTCCACAAACTAACACCATAAGCACTGGTCACTTTTTTCGtgcaccaaccaccccaatcaTTCCCATATTTCACCTCGATAACCCACCTCCAAACAGCATTAGTCTCCATGCCATACCTCCATAACCATTTTCCTAACAAGGCAGAATTAAAACTCCTCAATCGTCTAATACCCAACCCTCCAACCTGCAGCGGCTTACAAACCTGAGCCCAACTGACTAAATGTAATTTAGAATCACCATTAATACCACTCCACAAAAAATCTCATTGTAACTTCTCGATACGATTTGCCACCTTCCCAGGTAAAGGCAGAAGGGAAAGGAAGTATGTAGGTAAGGAGGAAAGAGTACTTTTAATAAGAGTTACCTTACCCCCCTTAGATAGATACAACCTCTTCCACCCTGCTAATCTCCtttccatcttctccaaaataaTCTAGGGCTCTCCTTAATGGAGTCACTCTAACATTTGAGCATGGGTAATTTTTCCTTGTCTTTATATGTGTAGTTCAAGACATCCTAATGATTTTCCCTTTTGGTTGATGTGACTTGTGCTACCCTTCTCAGAAAAGATGGTGGCTACTTCTGTTCTTGGCCAAAAGATGTTGGCCAATTTTAGTCTATttgaacccccccccccttcttttgTATCAGTGGTAGAAGCTGTACTGGTTTTCACTTTGATCTCATAATGTCTCCAAAATTTGGTGGGCATACTATTAGCTGGTTTCTAGTTGCTTGTTGTTAATAAAAGTGGGTTATTCATGAGGATAAATGAAGACTATATTTGTATTGCCAACATAGAGAATGTATGGTCTAGGTCACTTTCTATCTGTTGACTGTTGTTGCATGCTTTTACAGGTGGTATTTATGTgattgttagacttgtttttctGCTTTGTGAAGATGCCCCATACTTTTAAACTCTATTTATGCTGGTGTTTCCACAACATGTCTTTTATGCAGTTTATTACTTGAGATCATTTTAACTTGAATTAGATAATGGAACCATTGTAAAATGTAACTGTTCATATGAATGGTAAGTCTAGAGGCTATTCCTAATAATGGTTTCTAGATAtgtattaccttttttttttttttttttttgtggggtggggggggggtgggggcgGTGGTCAATCAAAGTGGCTTCTCTTGTTAATGAGCAAATGTTTCTTGTTTATGCAGAGCTGGCATTATGCTTCATTTGATTGAGAGGGCCAAAAAGTGCTTAGACTTTTCTGCCACAGTGTACATCATCCATCTCTTTATATGCATCATATATGGAGGTTGGCCTTCTTCAATAACATGGTGGGTTCTGAATGGCACTGGAGTTGCAGTGATGGCTTTGCTAGGTGAATATCTGTGCATTAGACGTGAACTGCGAGAGATTCCCATTACACGATTCCGTTCaagtaagaaatttttttcctcatgtTCTTATCAAGATaaattttcttcacccctgTATGTTATATTGCTGAAAGAATTTTATGTTAAATCTGTACCTGTTTCATAGTTCACTATCAAACAGTAGTTATccccccaaaagaaaaagttcCCTTTCAAACAGTGCTGCTTGTCTAATTTTTGGTGAGGAATCTCTGGTCTGGTATTCAACTTCATATTTTGCAATGTTATGCCTCATTCTGTTTTATAACTCTGTTAGGGATTGCACATTACAGTGTGTATTATGATAGCAGTTATGCTTAAATGTTTGCATTtgcactttgaatttttttttttttttttttgggttggaaaATGATGAAAGCAATGCtttatattgattttatttatcatGACATAATCCAAGACATTTGCAGTGAGCTTTAGCTCAAATGACACCTCCTCTCCTTATAAGAGCAAGGTGAAGGGTAAGGTCGTTTGTTCAAGACCCACTAGGTGTGTGTGTAATTACcaattaaagggaaaaaaaatccataatcCAGGAGCACTGGCACTATTGCTTGTTAGACGGAATGGAACATCTTCCACATCTCCCCCTGTTCTCTTGATGCTTAACCCTTTCGGTCAACCTTCTCTTTTATGGAGATTTTCAATTGTTGACCCCTTGTGGGTTGAGCATAGCTTGTATTCATGATCTCAAGCAGccttcaaattattattttttatttattgttgagGTGCATTGTTATATTTCTTTCCAGCACTTGTTGAATATGTAATGGTTCACttgcttttcattttcattaCTGATTTTGATATGGTATAATATGGTTTGATAGTGTGATATTCTTTTAAATCCCTTCATGTGCACAGAAGAAGTTGCTGtttgatatttgtttatttatctaCTTAATGACATGAAGAAATTTTGACCTTTTCTATCTGATTGAATCCATGAGTGAGTTGTGTGCAAGTTAATCTTTGGTTATTTACCTCCCATTAGACATTAGTCCATCCCTGTGTTATGCATAGGACTTCTATCAACCCATTGTACCTTGGAAGCctctaaaaattaatattttgtattctcaaatacactttaaaaaaaataaaatcggAAACTCATATATATTCCTTAAACAgattaatcaaccattttgggAGTAAGCCCCTGTAATTAACTTGAGACAGACTTTCATTTAACCAAattagttgtaacttgtaagtagCAGTTTTCAATTAGTTCTCATGAATGAATAAGATTCCTTGAAAATGAAgttgttttgtgggttttaaTGGGGATGCTGATGGTTCACTTttgaaagggggaaaaaaaaatgaatccaCTCATGTGGTTTATGTACCTAATTATTCTAGATGGTCCCTTACACACTTAAATAAACAggttaatttatttcaaatccaCTCGCATTGAAATAAAACAGGTTTGTTGCTTTATAGATAGATTTCATTGttaatttgaaaactttttttttgataagtaataaaaatatattaaaaagtaGGGTGTCACTTGAGCATACAGGAAGTATACATCAAGGATGAAAACAGATCAAGTGCATTAAGTACAAAAGTCCATGAAATTGTGGACCGAAGAAAAAGAACGAAAGCCTAACACTGCAACCCAATCTAGAAGAGTCTTAAGGAAGAAGAGTTTAAGATCTGAAACTGATCTCTCTAAATCCTCAAAATGCTGGTTATTCCTCTCCtgccaaatgcaccacatcaaacaatgggGCATAGCCATCTAAATAGTAGCATTTCGATGCCTCCCAAACTTTCCTTGCCAACAAGCCATTAGCTCCACTACTGTCCATGGACCACAAATCAAAAGCAATAGGGCAATGGATAAGGTGGTGGTCTACTGATTCCCCATTTCTTTTACACATGCAAtaccaatccaaaatcaaaatctttcGTTTCCTAAGATTTTATTGATAGTCAAAATATTCCCTAAAGCTGCAGTCCAAATAGAAAAAGCAACTTTAGAAGGGACCTTAGGCTTCCAAACAGTCTTCCAAGGGAAAGACTGATCGAAACTTTTTGTTAGAACTTGGTAATAAGAATGAACAACAAAACCTCTTCCCATAGCAGGTTTCCAACACATCATTGTCCCCAACTCCTCTCAAAGAAGCTCCATAAATTCTAGACATTAAATTGTAAAAGGATTCCAATTcccaatcttcactctatcttcTAAAATTTAGATCCCAGAAAAGAACACCATTTGGGAACTTCATCAAATTAGCTCATAGGCCTCCTTATTTCAACTTAAAGAAAAAGTCTCGGATagcacacacacaaagaagTGTCCCCCACACCAAATGTCCTACCAAAATCTAACAGTAAAACTGGCCCCAACCTCAAATTGGATGTGACGAACAAAAATGGCCAACCACGGCTAATAGACTTCCACATACTCACTCCATGAGAGCCAGTAACGGGAAGAGAGCACCAACCTCCCCCTTCACAGCCATACTTTGCCCCTATCACTCTCCTCCACAAGGCTTGTTGCTCATTCCCAAATCTCCATGACCATTTTCCAAACAAGTCTTTATTAAAACTTCTCAAACTTCTAATAGCTAAACCTCCAGAATGAAGAGGAGCACAAACCGTAGCCCATTTCACTAGGTGAGTTTTTTTTACTTCCCTTTGAAAACTTAAGACCTTGGGAAGTCGATTCTATTTGAAAAACTTAACACCTTAGATAAGATTCAATTTGGATGGACATATTTGGGTTCTGTAATGTGAATCTTTGTTTTCTGTTGCTCTTTAGTCTTTAATGTCAAATcatgaaacctttttttttttttggtttttgtttttcctccGAATGATGATTGTTGGATTGGCTGTTGAGGCatcattatttttcattatCATGTTTTTGCAAACTGCAATAGAAGTTACATTTTGACTGCATTGTCAGTTTGGTTggtttacattttattttataatttttcttgtgtttgcaAAACTCATGGCTTGAAATAGAATTCTTCACTGGATTAAGTTACATTTTTCTACAAGAATTGGATGAATGTCCTTTTTCCCCTTGCTGTAGGATCAGCAGAATTAATTTGAGACTATTTACATGCAGATGTTTGACTGATACGGGAAACTGGACAGGCAAGCACAAATTTTCAGTAATGGCTGTATCTTCAGTACTTTGGAGGATCTCCTGGATGAAGCTCATGAAGTACCAAATTTAATCTGtgctgagaaaaaaaaaaaaaaaaaaaacctttaccTTTGGATTCTTTCTTTTGCTGATGGCTGTGACAGAAGATGACCAAAGAAATTTGAGATGACGTTGAAATGATGGGAAGAATGAGAAATATGAGACTAGGTATGCATAGCATCACGAAATgtttaatgtataatttttaggTAGTTTTGGAAAAATGTGATGATTATTGTGTGTCTGATATCATTCCTGGTTTAATGTAATATGCTTAGGTTATTTCGTTCTTATTCTTTAAGATGATCAGTTGGATGAGTTTCCAGATCACAGCTATGAAATTGGTTAAGTTTTTGATAAATGTGCCtgaactacttatcaaaaaaaaaaaaaaaaaaaaaaaattgtgcctaAATGTTTTTCTAGGGTTAGTTCACTAGATTGGTGgatctttatttcttataagATGCATGTTTCTCACCTACTTCACAAATTACATCTAAAGCTGGACCAATTATTGGTTTTGAACACATCCATCTTAGGCAACATTGGGCTTGGTCTAGGAGGCTAGTTACCTGTCCTAGGTGTTTTACCTTGAGTGAGTAGCTTGTTTCTTGGTTCTTGCTTAAGCTTAGTAGAGGGTTTATCTAATAAACTTATCAttagtgctctctctctctcacatgcacacacacacccacCAAATGCGTACATACTTGCAAACTCAAGATCTGAATGCATGCAAAAGTAAACACCATATTGCTATCACCTCATCTTGGAAATCCACTTTACTTTCCTAAGTGAACtcaatttagtccttattttgaatttttttggttgcatATATAATTCCTTTCCTTTTGTTCAGCTGTCTAAAGGATCATCTGCTTGAACTTGCGTCTTCTTATCTATGTTGATGCATTTTCAACATGGCTTCCCTCTTGTTTTCATTATGTCTTTAACCCAAActaaaaaaacttttcaatggTGCATACTTTGATATTTGTTGCTTATGAGCAAAGCAGATTAGAAGGCTTC encodes:
- the LOC115992556 gene encoding protein SYS1 homolog; amino-acid sequence: MFYGTAAWDPWLIVAQILCLQCLYYLSLGVFLTFLVGTRVSRMSLVYFFDYAAVTTSTVTGWCVIASFLLSSLAGAGIMLHLIERAKKCLDFSATVYIIHLFICIIYGGWPSSITWWVLNGTGVAVMALLGEYLCIRRELREIPITRFRSNV